The window ATCTGGACCGGCCGCCGTGTCGGCCCGGAAGCCGCACCTGAGGTGCTGGGCTGTGATGATGCTTTCCCGATCAGCGATATCGACGACATCCTGCCCGGCCTGATCGAAGGCAAAGACCGCATCTACGCCAGCCTGGGTGTCAGCCCGAACTTTGATAACCAGCTGATGCAGTGGGTTAACCATATCAAAACTCAGGTGCGTAATGGCGCCACACCGCCGCACGAGTTCAGTGCGCTGGATCATTTATTACACGATCAGCGTCTGATTAAATCCCCTGCAGAAATTAAGGTTATGCAGAAGGCCGCCGACATCAGCGCCGAAGCGCACACCCGCGCCATGCAGATGGTCAAGCCGGGCATGTTCGAGTTTGAGCTGGAAGCCGAGATCATGCGCACCTTTATGGCCGCTGGCAGCCGCTGGCCGGCGTATCCGTCGATTGTGGGCGCCGGTGATAACGCCTGCATTCTGCATTACACCCACAACAATATGGCGATTAAAGACGGCGACCTGATTCTGATCGACGCCGGTTGTGAGCTGGACTACTACGCCGCCGATATTACCCGCACCTTCCCGGCTAACGGTAAATTCAGCGCCGAGCAGAAGGCGATGTACCAGCTGGTGCTGGATGCGCAGTATGCCGCGATTGAGCAGATCAAAGCCGGTAATCACTGGAATCAACCACACGAAGCGGCAGTGCGGGTGCTGGTCGAAGGGCTCGTGCAGCATGGCCTGCTCAGCGGTGATGTCGACGAGCTGATTGAGAATCAGGAATACCGCCAGTTCTACATGCATAAAACCGGTCACTGGCTGGGTATGGATGTGCACGATGTCGGCGAATACCGCATCGGTGGTGAGTGGCGCATTCTCGAAGAAGGCATGGTGATGACCGTTGAGCCGGGTTTGTATATCTCGCCGGACGATGAAACGGTGGACGCCAAATGGCGCGGCATCGGCATCCGCATCGAAGACGATGTGGTGGTGACCAAAAGCGGCTGCAAAGTCCTGACCGCTGCCGTTGTGAAAGAGATTGATGATATTGAAGCCCTGATGGCGGGCTGAGGAACAGCATGAGCAAGCACATCCCGCAGTCTGACATTGTGGTACTGGGCGCCGGCATGGTCGGCGCCAGTCTGGTGCATCTGTTAAAACCGGCGCTGGCGCGCGGGATGAGCCTGACCTTAATCGACCGTCAGGCGCTGAACTGGGATGGTGATATTGCCAGCCGTCCGCCCAGCTTTGATGGCCGGGCGACGGCGTTGTCCTACGGTACACAGCAGATTCTCAGTCAGCTGGGTGTGTGGGATCTGATGGCTGAGCGCGCCTGTGCTATCGGGCATATTCAGGTCTCCGATCAGGGCCGCTTTGGCCAGACCCAGCTGCACGCCAGTGAACAGAATACTGAGGCTCTGGGTTATATCGTTGAAAACGCCGTGATTGGTCAGGGCCTTTTGAGTGGACTGGAACAGCCAGGCGTCAGCATTAAAGCCCCGGCCCAGGTGCAGGGCGTACAGATGAACGCTGACGGCGCGCTGCTGACCTTCGATAACGGCGAACAACTGCAGACCAGTCTGCTGGTGCTGGCCGATGGTGCGCGTTCGGCGCTGGCGCAGCAGCTGGGTATTCAGCATGAACGTCGTTCTTATGGCACCCATGCGCTGGTGACTCAGGTTGAAGTTGACCGTGAACACGGTCACTGGGCGTATGAGCGCTTCAGTGAAGACGGCCCGATTGCCTTTCTGCCGCTGAATAAAAAAGACTTCGCCGTGGTGTGGACGCTGGCCGACGACCAGATCGAACAGGTCAAAGCCTTGCCCGAAGCCGAATTCCTTGCCCGTCTGCAGCAACAGATCGGATATCGTCTGGGACGTTTAATGCGTGTCGGCGAACGCGCCAGCTACCCGCTGGCACTGGTGCAGAGTAAAGAGCAGGTGCGGCGTTCGCTGGTGCTGCTCGGCAACGCTGCGCACAGTCTGCATCCGGTGGCCGGACAGGGCTTTAACCTCGCACTGCGCGATGCCGCCGTACTGGCCGAATACCTCAACCGCGCCTGGCAGCAGAATCAGCCGCTGGGCGATCTGGCGTTATTACAGGCTTACGAGCAACAGCAGCAGGCCGACCAGCGCAACACCATCATGGCCAGCGATCTGCTGCCACGCCTGTTTGGTTCAAAGCTGCCGGGTATGGCGCTGCTGCGCGACGCCGGTCTGCTCGGCATGTCGGCCCTGCCAACCGCGCGCAAACTCTTTACCCGTCATGCGATGGGGTTAGGGCAGCGGGCGGCGAAGCTTCCGGCCACGCCGCTTTCAGGAGAATCTGCATGAACTATGACGTAGTGATTGTTGGCGCCGGACTGGTGGGTCAGGCGATTGCCAGCGCGCTGGTGCAGGGGGCACAGCAAAAGCCTTTGCGCATTGCCCTGATTGATCCGGCGTTCCGCACACAGGCTCCGGCCAGCGGCAGCGAACTGGCTGACTATGATCTGCGCGTGTCAGCGTTAACCGCCAAAACCCAGGCTTTCTTAACCCGTCTGGGCGCCTGGCAGAAAATTCCGCCGCAGCGTCTCAGCCCTTACACCGGCATGCACGTCTGGGATGCTGAAGGCACAGGTTCTGTGACCTTCGATGCCGCCGATCTGCATGCTCCCTGTCTGGGTCATATAGTTGAAAACCGGCAAACGCTGTGGGCGATCCAGCAGTGCCTGCAGGAAACGCAGTGCGTGGATGTACTGACGCAGAAAGTTCGCTACCTCGATAACCGTGACGCCGAAGGTTACACCCCGGTGGTTTTGGAAAACGATGACAGGCTGCTGGCCAGACTGGTGATTGGTGCCGATGGTGCGCTGTCACGGGTGCGCCAGTGGGCTGGCCTGCCAACCACCGAGTGGGATTATGGTCATCACGCCATTGTTGCCACGGTACGGCTGGAACAACCGCTGCAGGCGACGGCCTGGCAGCGCTTCCGTCCTGAAGGGCCACTGGCGTTACTGCCGCTGCCGGGTGATGAACATCTGGCGTCTATCGTCTGGTCGACTTCGCCGGCGGAAGCCGATGCGGTACTGGCGATGGATGAAGCCGGCTTTAACGCCGCGCTGACCCAGGCATTTGAAGGACGTTTGGGGCAGGTGCTGGCCAGCTCGGCCAAGGCCCGCTTTCCGCTGCGCCAGCGCCATGCGCGGAATTACTGGTGTGAAGGCGTAGTGCTGGCCGGTGATGCCGCGCATACCATTCATCCGCTGGCCGGACAGGGTGTGAATCTGGGCTTTAAAGATGCTGAAACCCTGGCGGAAGAAATTCTGCGCGCGCACAGCAAAGGGTTGGATCTTGGTGGTGAGCTGGTGCTCAGCCGTTATCAGCGCCGCCGTCAGGCCGACAACCTCAGCACCATGGCGGCGATGGAAGGCTTTAAACAGCTGTTCGCCGCCGATCAGCCATTGCTGCGTTTATTACGCAACGAAGGGATGCGCCTGTTCGACAAACTGTTGCCGGTTAAGCAGCACGTAATGATGAAAGCGATGGGACTGGATTAATCGGGGCTGGATTGATAAGACTGTCGTGATGAGTTGGTCTGATAGCCGATATAAAAAAACGAGCCTCAATTGAGGCTCGTTTTCGTTGGTTTTCCTGCAGGCAGAATTAACGGCCGTACTGCTCACGCAGCGCCTGGATACGACGTTCCAGCGGCGGGTGAGTGGAGAACAGGGCAGACATCTTACCTTCACCACCGATACCAAAAGCCACCAGTTCACCGTTCAGTTCACTTGGCTGGTCGTAGGTTTGCTGCAGGGCCGCCAGTGCGCTGATCATCGCTGCAGGGCTGACCAGTTCGGCACCGGCCTGGTCGGCACGGAATTCACGGCGACGGCTGAACCAGGCAACAATGGTCGAAGCCAGAATGCCCAGTACGATCTCGGCGATAAAGGTCGTTACATAGAATGCGATGCCCGGACCGTCTTCGTTCTTGAATACCGCACGGTCGACGAAGTTACCGATAATACGGGCGAAGAACATCACAAAGGCGTTCACCACGCCCTGAATCAGGGTCAGGGTAATCATATCGCCGTTGGCAACGTGGCCGATTTCGTGGCCCAGTACCGCTTTGATCTGCTCTTTATCCATACGCTGCAGCAGGCCGGTCGATACTGCGACCAGGGCATTGTTACGGTTCCAGCCGGTAGCAAAGGCGTTAGGCGCCGCCGAACCGAAGATACCCACTTCCGGCATACCGATACCGGCTTTGTCAGCCAGTTCTTTAACGGTGCTCAGCAGCCACTGTTCACCGGCATTCTGTGGCTGATCGATGATCTGCACACCCATGCTGCGTTTTGCCATCCACTTGGACAGCAGCAGCGAGATCACTGAGCCGACCATACCGAACACCAGACAGAACACCAGCAGGTTGCCGAGGTTCAGGCCATTGCCGCTGCGTTCCAGGTAACTGCCCACGCCGAGCAGTGACAGGGTAACGCTCGCCACCAGAACAACGGCTAAGTTGGTGGCCAGAAACAGAATTATGCGCAACATGTGCGACTCCTATAAGGGTTGTTCTCAGTTGTCCGCAGGCGCTCAACAGAACAGATTTGAGCACGGATTTATGACAGCAAGAATGGTGATTTTTCCGCAGTTTTCAAGCGGGATTATTGTCAGGAAGGGTAATTATGACGGTTATTCTTTTGCACTGTTATTAAAAGTGCCGCACTTAAATGATAGTTGTCTTAATTAATGCTGTGACTGGCCGATAAATGATCAATCTATTACTCATTATCACGGGTCAGGGATCAGACCATGGCAATTACACCACGCATCAGCGAAGTTGGCAGTTTCCAGTTTATCAGGCCGGGCCGGAACAGCGATGAGCCGCTGACGGATCAGCTGGCGCGTACCGGCGGCAGCGAACTGAAAGCGGCGGCAAAAGGTCAGTCACTGCACTCGCAGCCCGTCGCAGATTCGACTTACCGCGAGCCGGTTAACCGCACTCTGTGGCAAAGCGATCAGTCCTGGACGCGTTTTGCCGGCTCACTGAACGATACCGAAGTAATTAATGGCGTGAGCCCTGAGGGGCGGGAGCAGCTGGTCTCTGCCTCCGACTCCCTGAATATACCTAAGGACTTTCGCCCCGGAGCTGTGTTGACCGATCTGCTGGAGCGCGGCGTATCACAGTTCAGCAGCACCAGCGGACGTTATGCTTATGCCGATGACGGTACCCGTCCGGCGCTGACAGAAATCGGCAAGGTCAGTCTGAAATACGGTTATCAGGAAGAAAAATTCAGCCTGAAACTGACCACCAATTCGGGTAAGGAATTAACGCTGAATCTGACCCATCAGAGCGGCTGGGGTCAGGGTGACGATGGCCGTGCACTGGAAGTAGATCAGTGGCTGGTGGGCTTTACCCTGGATGAATCGCTGAGTAAAGAAGAGCAGGAAGAAGCGCTGCAACTGGCCTCATCACTGGATAAACTGGCACGGCGCTATCTGGCTAGTGGCCATCTTGATCTGGAAAATCTGGGGCTGGATAAACTGCAGCAATTCTCGGCGGTATCACTCGATCTTAAAGGCGCAGGCAATGAGAGCAGCGATCTGCTGCGTATTGAATACCGCAACGATGATGAGCAGCGCAGCCTGAATGTGCTGCTGCATGAAGACAAACTGAAGCTGGATCTGAGCAAAGCCGGTTGGGCGCAGTTGGGCACGGAAGCACAGCGGCAGGACAGCCTGAAGGAATATCTGACGCTGATCGAACAGAGCGGCGAACGCGGCAATGCCGATAAACAGCAGCTGGATTTAATGCTCGATGCCTTCGCCCTGCTGCATAAACCGGAGCAGCATCCGCAGGATCTGGCGCGGCAGGAACAGGAGCAGCCACCGCAAACGCCAACCGGAATCGACGTGGGTTTTGCCCGCAGCGGACTTACGGCGCTGAGTGGTCTGGCGGATTTCAGCTTTTCATTTCAGGCGCAGGTCAGCAAACCCAACCCTGATGCACAGCGCAATAATGAAAAGATCAGCTTTGGGCTTAATTTCGCGCAGGATACCAGAGGCGAAACCGGAGATGCCGGCAGCCTCGCCGTAGAGCAAACCCAGGCGTATCAGTTTAAGGCCAGCTTCTATGAGCCTTTGCCCTGGCTGGAACTGGTGGATTTCAGCAAGCAGAACTACCAGTACATCGAGACCGAAGCCCGTGCCACCGAGGTAACCAGCCTGCGCTACGAAGATTTCACCCTGCAGCATGCTTCGCAGCAAAGTCAGAATGAATGGCATGAGCGGCGGCGAACCTACGTGCTGGGCAGCCTCGACAGTGATGTCAGCGAAGGCGATAAAAATCAGGACATAACCGACTTTACCGAAGCCGCGATTCTGGCTGAGCGCGAACAGCAACAGCAGTTGCTGGATGATCTGCTCGGCAGCCGCATACCGCAGCCGTGGCAGCGCTGACGTAACAAAGGCTGCTCTGCATAAATAGTTATTAGCCCAAAGCCGCCATTGGTTCCCCGGCGTGAATCCCTTATGATGCCCCTGTCCCAGGGGGTGGCCCGATTGTCTGAATCCGGCCTGAGATGCCATAGGTTTACCTGTGTAAACGGCAAACCCCTAGAACCTGATCCGGTTAGTACCGGCGTAGGAATGGGGTGAGTACGCACAGTCTGCGGCGGCTCGCATCACAACCGGGAGGTTGGCGTTAAACGCAACCGGCCCCTACGCACTACCCGGGTCTTTCTTGTATTTTGAGGAATGACCCTGAATGAAAAAAACACCGCTTTCCCTGTTAGTTTTACTGGCACCACTGACCCCGCTGTCGGTTTTTGCGGCTGATGACGTTACCCTCAGCACGCAAACCGTGCAGGCCGATTTCCGTAAAACCGATGTGCAGCAGATTCCCGAAGCCGTCACCTTAGTTGGCAGCGAGCAGATTGAAGCCCGTTCGGCGCAGCATCTGGACCAGATCTTAAGCTTTGCCCCCAACGTGAACTTTGCTTCCGGTACTTCCCGCGGGCGCTATTTTCAGATTCGCGGTATCGGCGAGCGCAGCCAGTTTGTTGATCCGGTGAATCCATCTGTGGGCCTGGTCATCGACGGTATTGATATGACCGGTTTAGGTGCTGCCGCGACCCTGTTTGATGTACAGCAGGTGGAAATTCTGCGCGGCCCGCAGGGCACCCGTTTTGGTGCTAACGCACTGGCCGGCATGATCAATATCCGCAGTAATGACCCGACACAAAATAATGAAGGTTATATCAGTGCCAAAGCCGGCAACTACAGCAGCTATGGTCTGGGGGCGGCGCTATCCGGTTCGCTGAGTGATAACCTGCAGGGGCGTATTGCCATGCATGGTTTTGAATCCGATGGTTATATCGACAACGAATTTTTAAACCGTGACGACACCAATAACCAGGACGAAAAAATCGCCCGCGCGAAACTGCACTGGCAACTGTCTGAACGCAGCGAATTAAATCTGACCTATTTATACGCCGATATTGATAACGGTTACGATGCTTACAGCCTTGATAATAACCGCACAACATTGTCGAACCGTCCGGGTAAAGATACACAGGATACCAACGCTTTTGCGCTGGCGTATAACCACGAACTGAATTCCGCAGTCCGCTTTGAAAGTGAAATTACCGGCAGCTGGAATAAAGCGGAATACAGTTACGACGAAGACTGGGCGTACGGTGAATATATCTGGCTGAGCGATGATCCTGTGTACCAGCCAGACCCATGTGATACAACTCAAGGGCCTTGTTTGGCTCCTGTTGATGGTTACAGCTCTTTTGATCAATACCTGCGTAATTTTGATCGCAACAGTATTGGCCTGCGCTTTCTATCTGGCACCGATGGCCGATTATTTTCTGATTCAACCGACTGGGTTGCGGGCATCTATATGATGCAGCGGGAAGAAACACTGAAACGCAACTACACCTATAACAACGGACAGTATCAGAGCGATCTGACCGTGGATTCGGTATCGGCCTATGCAGAACTAAGCACAGCCTTTACTCCATCCACAACTCTGACTTACGGCGTACGTGCGGAAAACTGGAAAAATGATTTCAGTGATAATGCCAATACGCTGGATGCTGCAAAAAATGATGTGGTCAGCGATACCAACGAAACCTTATGGGGCGGAAAAGTTACGCTGGAAACACTGCTGGGTGTTGACCATCTGGGCTACATCTCTCTGGCCCGTGGTTATAAAGCCGGTGGCGTGAATACTGATCCGGATATTTCCGAAGCTAACCGCACGTTCGATACCGAGTTTAATAATACGGTTGAGCTGGGTCTTAAGTCGTCTCTGGCTGAGGATGCACTGAAAACCCGCCTCGCGGTATTTTATATTCAGCGTAAAAACCAGCAGGTTAAAAGCTCATATGCGGTACAAAAGCCGGATAATAGCATCACCTTTCAGGACTATTTAGCTAATGCTGCTGAAGGGGAAAATTACGGACTGGAACTGGAAAGCGAGTGGCAGCTGTCTGATGCATTACTGTGGGATCTGAGTCTTGGTTATCTGCATGCCGAATTCAGTGATTACAGCTATGAGCAGAATGAGTATGACGCAAGTGGAAATGTTGTGGGCAGTACTACAGTGGATAAATCCGGCCGAGCTCAGGCACATGCACCGGAATACAGTCTGGCTACTGCGCTGACCTATGCGCTGACCGATACATTATCGTTGCGCGCAGAAAGTGAAGCTAAAGATGAATTCTATTTTTCTGACAGCCACGATGAAAAAGCCCGTGCCTCGGTACTCTGGCATGCCCGCCTGAGCTATCAGCAGGGTCCGTTGGATCTTGCACTGGCCGGCCGTAACCTGACCAACCGTGAAACCGATGTTCGTGGTTTTGGTGGTTTTGGTAACGACCCTCGTAATGGCTATGCCGAAAATGCTTATCGTCAGCTGGGCGAGCCGCGCCTTGTGATGCTGGAAGCCAAATATTCATTCTGATAAATGCAGCCGGACGTCAGGCGTCCGGCTTATTAACTGGAGATCCAAATGGAAATTTCCGTCGAAATCAGCAAATACCCATTAGCCGATGATTATATTCCGGCGATTAAATCGTTTATCGACCGTCTGAATCAGGTTGAAGGGTTAACCATCGTGACCAATACCATGAGTACACAGGTGTTTGGTGACTATGATCTGGTGATGGATACCTTAAAAGAAGAAATGCGTCTGAGCTGGGAGCAATTCGGCAAGAGCATTTTTGTCTGCAAATTTATCGGTACCAATCTCGATCCGGCACTTAATCCACACGGATAATACGTCCGACTTTGCCCTTAAACCAAGGACTCCTGCATGACCGACATCTGGAACAGTATTGAACAGGCGGCGCAGGCCATGAGCGGCTGGGAACTGGTCGCCGTTATTCTGGGTATTGCCTATTTAGTGCTGGCCATGAAGCAGAGCATCTGGTGCTGGTACGCGGCCTTTGGCAGTACGGCTATTTTTATCGGGCTGTTCTGGGATGTCAGCCTGCTGATGGAATCGGCGCTGAATGTGTATTACCTGATTATGGCGGTCTATGGCTGGTGGCTGTGGCGCGCCAATAAAAGGGCAGATAATAAACATGAGAACTCACAGGCTTCGGCTGCTGAGTTACCAATACAGTCCTGGGGATTAAAACAGCATCTGCTGGCGATTGGCAGTGTGATTGTTCTGAGTTGTATCAGCGGTTATCTGCTCAGCGAAAACACCTCGGCGGTATTGCCTTATCTTGATTCATTCACCACCTGGGGGGCGGTGATTACCACCTGGATGGTGGCGAAGAAAGTATTGGAAAACTGGCTCTACTGGATCGTTGTCGACAGTGTTGCGATCTTTTTATATATCGACCGTGAGCTGTATTTAACGGCACTGCTGATGGCGGTGTACGTGGTGCTGGTCATTATTGGCTGGTTTAACTGGTTGCCACAATTTAAGGCACAAGTTAAAGCACAACAAAACCGCGATGATAATACTGTGCTGACCACTCCGTCGGCGTGGAAAATAGCCGAATAACAACAATAAGGCGATACCTATGCTGCAGCAGATTTTAGATGACTGGCCACACTGGCAATTGTGCAGCGAAGCGCCAACGCTGGATAATATCAGCCCATTGCCCGGTGGGCTTACCAATCATTGTTATCTGCTGCGTTTGCCGGAAGGCGATTATGTGTTGCGGGTAGAAGGGCGGAATTCCAGAGCGCTGGATATTAACCGCGCGGCCGAGCTGCAGGTGCATCATCTGGTGGCGGCACAGGGGCTGACGCCCACCATTCGCTTCCGTTCATCAAGCGGCCATTACTGGATACGCGATTATGTGCCGGGCACGCCATTAACCAATCAGCAACTTAATCTGCCGCTGCTGCTGACCATGGCGCAGCAATTACAGCAGTTGCATCAGTTACGCCCACCTGCCGGAATACCAAAGCTCAGCATCAGTGAAAAAGCCGGCCATTACT of the Thalassolituus hydrocarboniclasticus genome contains:
- the htpX gene encoding protease HtpX — protein: MLRIILFLATNLAVVLVASVTLSLLGVGSYLERSGNGLNLGNLLVFCLVFGMVGSVISLLLSKWMAKRSMGVQIIDQPQNAGEQWLLSTVKELADKAGIGMPEVGIFGSAAPNAFATGWNRNNALVAVSTGLLQRMDKEQIKAVLGHEIGHVANGDMITLTLIQGVVNAFVMFFARIIGNFVDRAVFKNEDGPGIAFYVTTFIAEIVLGILASTIVAWFSRRREFRADQAGAELVSPAAMISALAALQQTYDQPSELNGELVAFGIGGEGKMSALFSTHPPLERRIQALREQYGR
- the pepP gene encoding Xaa-Pro aminopeptidase, producing the protein MKLDVREYAKRRRQLMELMSPNSIAIVPSAPVTVRNRDVEHPFRQDSDFYYLSGFAEEHAVLVLIPGREHGEYVLFCQEKIKEQEIWTGRRVGPEAAPEVLGCDDAFPISDIDDILPGLIEGKDRIYASLGVSPNFDNQLMQWVNHIKTQVRNGATPPHEFSALDHLLHDQRLIKSPAEIKVMQKAADISAEAHTRAMQMVKPGMFEFELEAEIMRTFMAAGSRWPAYPSIVGAGDNACILHYTHNNMAIKDGDLILIDAGCELDYYAADITRTFPANGKFSAEQKAMYQLVLDAQYAAIEQIKAGNHWNQPHEAAVRVLVEGLVQHGLLSGDVDELIENQEYRQFYMHKTGHWLGMDVHDVGEYRIGGEWRILEEGMVMTVEPGLYISPDDETVDAKWRGIGIRIEDDVVVTKSGCKVLTAAVVKEIDDIEALMAG
- the pnuC gene encoding nicotinamide riboside transporter PnuC, coding for MTDIWNSIEQAAQAMSGWELVAVILGIAYLVLAMKQSIWCWYAAFGSTAIFIGLFWDVSLLMESALNVYYLIMAVYGWWLWRANKRADNKHENSQASAAELPIQSWGLKQHLLAIGSVIVLSCISGYLLSENTSAVLPYLDSFTTWGAVITTWMVAKKVLENWLYWIVVDSVAIFLYIDRELYLTALLMAVYVVLVIIGWFNWLPQFKAQVKAQQNRDDNTVLTTPSAWKIAE
- a CDS encoding TonB-dependent receptor, giving the protein MKKTPLSLLVLLAPLTPLSVFAADDVTLSTQTVQADFRKTDVQQIPEAVTLVGSEQIEARSAQHLDQILSFAPNVNFASGTSRGRYFQIRGIGERSQFVDPVNPSVGLVIDGIDMTGLGAAATLFDVQQVEILRGPQGTRFGANALAGMINIRSNDPTQNNEGYISAKAGNYSSYGLGAALSGSLSDNLQGRIAMHGFESDGYIDNEFLNRDDTNNQDEKIARAKLHWQLSERSELNLTYLYADIDNGYDAYSLDNNRTTLSNRPGKDTQDTNAFALAYNHELNSAVRFESEITGSWNKAEYSYDEDWAYGEYIWLSDDPVYQPDPCDTTQGPCLAPVDGYSSFDQYLRNFDRNSIGLRFLSGTDGRLFSDSTDWVAGIYMMQREETLKRNYTYNNGQYQSDLTVDSVSAYAELSTAFTPSTTLTYGVRAENWKNDFSDNANTLDAAKNDVVSDTNETLWGGKVTLETLLGVDHLGYISLARGYKAGGVNTDPDISEANRTFDTEFNNTVELGLKSSLAEDALKTRLAVFYIQRKNQQVKSSYAVQKPDNSITFQDYLANAAEGENYGLELESEWQLSDALLWDLSLGYLHAEFSDYSYEQNEYDASGNVVGSTTVDKSGRAQAHAPEYSLATALTYALTDTLSLRAESEAKDEFYFSDSHDEKARASVLWHARLSYQQGPLDLALAGRNLTNRETDVRGFGGFGNDPRNGYAENAYRQLGEPRLVMLEAKYSF
- a CDS encoding YkoF family thiamine/hydroxymethylpyrimidine-binding protein, with product MEISVEISKYPLADDYIPAIKSFIDRLNQVEGLTIVTNTMSTQVFGDYDLVMDTLKEEMRLSWEQFGKSIFVCKFIGTNLDPALNPHG
- a CDS encoding UbiH/UbiF/VisC/COQ6 family ubiquinone biosynthesis hydroxylase yields the protein MNYDVVIVGAGLVGQAIASALVQGAQQKPLRIALIDPAFRTQAPASGSELADYDLRVSALTAKTQAFLTRLGAWQKIPPQRLSPYTGMHVWDAEGTGSVTFDAADLHAPCLGHIVENRQTLWAIQQCLQETQCVDVLTQKVRYLDNRDAEGYTPVVLENDDRLLARLVIGADGALSRVRQWAGLPTTEWDYGHHAIVATVRLEQPLQATAWQRFRPEGPLALLPLPGDEHLASIVWSTSPAEADAVLAMDEAGFNAALTQAFEGRLGQVLASSAKARFPLRQRHARNYWCEGVVLAGDAAHTIHPLAGQGVNLGFKDAETLAEEILRAHSKGLDLGGELVLSRYQRRRQADNLSTMAAMEGFKQLFAADQPLLRLLRNEGMRLFDKLLPVKQHVMMKAMGLD
- the ubiH gene encoding 2-octaprenyl-6-methoxyphenyl hydroxylase translates to MSKHIPQSDIVVLGAGMVGASLVHLLKPALARGMSLTLIDRQALNWDGDIASRPPSFDGRATALSYGTQQILSQLGVWDLMAERACAIGHIQVSDQGRFGQTQLHASEQNTEALGYIVENAVIGQGLLSGLEQPGVSIKAPAQVQGVQMNADGALLTFDNGEQLQTSLLVLADGARSALAQQLGIQHERRSYGTHALVTQVEVDREHGHWAYERFSEDGPIAFLPLNKKDFAVVWTLADDQIEQVKALPEAEFLARLQQQIGYRLGRLMRVGERASYPLALVQSKEQVRRSLVLLGNAAHSLHPVAGQGFNLALRDAAVLAEYLNRAWQQNQPLGDLALLQAYEQQQQADQRNTIMASDLLPRLFGSKLPGMALLRDAGLLGMSALPTARKLFTRHAMGLGQRAAKLPATPLSGESA